In one window of Candidatus Cloacimonadota bacterium DNA:
- a CDS encoding DUF1838 domain-containing protein produces the protein QVQSDYFQSAELSQYTINKEDLADSLALALPAEIYQVWISPWLPFMNMGDREGNLIFVLRGKKLSMGFEELPERLKLYVQTNAPEFSKAPTLWSEPNMNPWLYFKQLREQNNEESER, from the coding sequence ACAGGTTCAAAGCGATTATTTTCAATCCGCAGAGCTAAGCCAATACACTATCAATAAAGAAGATCTGGCAGATTCTCTGGCCTTGGCACTGCCAGCCGAGATCTATCAAGTTTGGATATCTCCTTGGCTACCTTTCATGAATATGGGCGATCGTGAGGGTAATCTAATCTTTGTTTTGAGGGGTAAAAAACTAAGTATGGGCTTTGAAGAACTGCCCGAAAGATTAAAGCTATATGTGCAAACCAATGCCCCCGAGTTTAGTAAAGCTCCCACTCTGTGGAGCGAACCCAATATGAATCCCTGGCTGTATTTCAAGCAACTAAGAGAACAGAACAATGAAGAATCAGAGAGGTAA